A single genomic interval of Melitaea cinxia chromosome 18, ilMelCinx1.1, whole genome shotgun sequence harbors:
- the LOC123661993 gene encoding CLIP domain-containing serine protease 2-like: MADFKPLDLLPDLKVCGIQNNDRIVGGTQTELDEHPWMALLRYDKPKGSGFYCGGVLISSRYVLTAAHCVKGADLPKTWKLSQVRLGEWNVTSKKDCVHDDCSPKPLDVPIEEIIAHESYDPTDGHQQNDIALLRLAQAITFNDFVKPICLPYTEELRKNSFDGYTMEVAGWGKTETRSSSDVKLKVRVPVIKNQPCNDIYKRAGRAITEKQLCAGGLQGEDSCRGDSGGPLMGQVSTMENWMAIGVVSYGPSPCGTPGWPGVYSRVTAFIDWIFANIAP, encoded by the exons ATGGCAGATTTCAAACCCTTGGACTTATTACCAGATTTGAAAGTTTGTGGTATTCAAAACAACGATCGAATCGTTGGAGGAACTCAGACAGAACTAGACGAACATCCTTGGATGGCGTTGCTTCGTTATGATAAac CTAAAGGAAGTGGGTTTTACTGTGGCGGAGTATTGATTTCTTCGAGATATGTTTTGACTGCTGCGCACTGCGTTAAAGGAGCTGATCTTCCAAAGACCTGGAAACT atctCAAGTTAGACTTGGAGAGTGGAATGTGACAAGTAAAAAAGATTGCGTCCATGACGACTGCAGCCCAAAACCCCTCGATGTGCCCATAGAAGAGATAATTGCACATGAAAGTTACGATCCCACTGATGGTCACCAGCAAAATGATATTGCGCTGTTAAGATTGGCTCAGGCTATAACATTCAACG ATTTCGTTAAACCAATATGTCTCCCTTATACTGAAGAATTACGTAAAAATTCATTTGATGGCTATACAATGGAGGTAGCAGGATGGGGAAAAACAGAAACAA GGTCAAGTTCGGACGTGAAGTTGAAAGTTCGTGTACCAGTAATAAAAAACCAACCATGCAATGATATTTACAAAAGAGCAGGACGGGCGATCACAGAGAAACAACTTTGCGCTGGCGGCTTGCAAGGCGAAGACTCTTGTAGGGGAGACTCAGGCGGACCACTCATGGGCCAGGTGTCTACAATGGAAAATTGGATGGCCATAGGTGTCGTGTCCTATGGACCCTCACCATGCGGAACGCCCGGTTGGCCCGGCGTCTACTCCCGCGTTACTGCCTTTATTGACTGGATTTTTGCCAATATAGCAccgtaa